One genomic window of Diospyros lotus cultivar Yz01 chromosome 8, ASM1463336v1, whole genome shotgun sequence includes the following:
- the LOC127808982 gene encoding berberine bridge enzyme-like 15, which produces MADPQTLPILPLLLLLLSVPFAASNPLQEKYHQCLVHNTDADQPVTISTVFYTPNNSSFHSVLESTAQNLRYLVPSVSKPELIFTPLTESHVQAAVICSKKLGVPLRVRSGGHDYEAVSYASETETPFIIVDMARLRSVTVDIDDNTAWVQAGATIGELYYRIYEKSSVHGFPAGLCTSLGVGGHITGGAYGPMMRKYGLGADNVVDARIVDANGRILDREAMGEDLFWAIRGGGGGSFGLILAWKTQLVQVPKTVTVFTVPKTLEQGATKILYKWQQVADKLDENLFIRVIIQVADAAVKGKRTVGTAYNALFLGRVNKLLKVMGKSFPELGLTRKDCQEMSWIESVLYIAGYPSKTPPEVLLQGKSLFKNYFKAKSDFVKKPIPEDGLEGLWKRLMEEEIPLMIWNPYGGMMSKISESEIPFPHRNGTLFKIQYVTTWSAGDKESAAKHIDWMRRLYNYMSTYVSMLPREAYVNYRDLDLGMNKNGSTDFVQASVWGTKYFKNNFNRLVRIKSKVDPENFFRHEQSIPVLPTVERKSERKGDHW; this is translated from the coding sequence ATGGCGGATCCTCAGACCCTTCCCATTCTGCCGTTGCTTCTTCTACTTCTATCAGTCCCATTTGCCGCTTCAAATCCCCTCCAAGAAAAGTACCACCAATGCCTCGTTCACAATACCGATGCCGACCAACCCGTCACGATTTCAACCGTTTTCTACACTCCAAACAATTCTTCGTTTCATTCGGTTCTCGAGTCGACTGCCCAGAATCTCCGGTATTTGGTGCCTTCCGTGTCCAAGCCGGAGCTGATTTTCACTCCTCTGACCGAATCCCATGTCCAGGCCGCCGTCATCTGCTCCAAGAAGCTCGGCGTCCCCCTTAGAGTCCGGAGCGGTGGTCACGACTACGAAGCCGTGTCGTATGCTTCCGAAACGGAAACACCGTTTATAATTGTCGACATGGCCAGGCTCCGGTCCGTCACCGTCGATATCGACGACAACACGGCCTGGGTCCAGGCCGGCGCAACCATCGGCGAACTTTACTACAGAATCTACGAGAAAAGCAGCGTCCATGGCTTCCCGGCGGGGCTCTGCACCAGCTTAGGCGTCGGCGGGCACATCACCGGCGGCGCTTATGGCCCAATGATGAGAAAATACGGCCTCGGGGCGGACAATGTCGTCGACGCTCGGATTGTGGACGCGAATGGGAGGATTCTCGATCGAGAGGCGATGGGAGAAGATCTGTTTTGGGCGATcagaggcggcggcggcggaagCTTTGGTCTCATTCTTGCATGGAAAACCCAGCTGGTCCAAGTTCCGAAAACCGTGACGGTTTTCACCGTTCCAAAGACGTTAGAACAAGGAGCCACGAAGATTCTTTACAAATGGCAGCAAGTTGCCGATAAGTTAGACGAAAACCTCTTCATCAGAGTCATTATCCAAGTCGCCGACGCCGCCGTGAAAGGCAAGCGAACAGTGGGCACCGCCTATAACGCCCTGTTTCTCGGAAGGGTCAACAAGCTTCTGAAGGTCATGGGAAAAAGCTTCCCTGAATTAGGATTAACACGCAAAGACTGCCAAGAAATGAGCTGGATCGAATCGGTGCTTTACATCGCCGGATACCCGAGCAAAACGCCGCCGGAAGTTCTCCTCCAGGGGAAGTCTCTGTTCAAGAACTACTTCAAGGCCAAATCAGATTTCGTCAAAAAGCCGATTCCAGAAGACGGCCTCGAAGGGCTCTGGAAAAGATTAATGGAGGAAGAAATTCCATTGATGATATGGAACCCTTACGGCGGAATGATGAGCAAAATTTCGGAATCGGAGATTCCTTTCCCGCACAGAAACGGGACGCTGTTCAAGATACAGTACGTGACGACGTGGAGCGCCGGCGACAAGGAGTCTGCGGCGAAGCACATAGACTGGATGAGGCGGCTGTACAATTACATGTCGACTTACGTCTCGATGCTGCCGAGAGAGGCATATGTGAATTACAGGGACCTGGATTTGGGGATGAACAAGAACGGGAGCACGGATTTCGTTCAGGCGAGCGTTTGGGGGACCaagtatttcaagaacaatttcAACAGGTTGGTGAGAATCAAATCGAAGGTTGATCCGGAGAACTTTTTCCGGCACGAACAGAGCATCCCTGTTCTTCCGACGGTGGAGAGGAAAAGCGAAAGAAAGGGGGACCATTGGTGA